A genome region from Populus alba chromosome 3, ASM523922v2, whole genome shotgun sequence includes the following:
- the LOC118054663 gene encoding putative receptor-like protein kinase At1g80870, with translation MPSRPLSPSFDHPRPSFLTKTRILFLTLTISASVVLILTILYFVYHLWCTLVNRSRTIPFDSSAPLKLQRFSYKELKIATNDFDDANIIGKGGSATVFRGIARDGKLYAIKRLDALSLQSEREFQNELQILGGLRSPFLVILLGYCVEKNKRLLVYEYVPNKSLQELLFGDGHLSLCWERRFNIILDVAKALEFLHLGCDPPVIHGDVKPSNVLLDFDMRAKISDFGLSRIKVEGEFGVDLFSQDFGKSQELWKSQELSGNLTPETPAIGTPVESCHEVDFALALQASSSSKNSRTCYNVKALNLNSLNYNANIAGESDVKVGNGKGKEVSSVDIGGDDWNCRFVPYDDEFCSNDHSKELNCNSFSVVDDSASSKQWGKDWWWRQDGSGELCSKDYVMEWIGSQICPSTNPDWEDEKKSTPERTEMRRSVALDKLADANDPPRLKDFKFENLVRGFEKKESRGRKNRRKKNRKMQEWWKEEHLDEINKKGSKLKNLETKWRKGFKIPHFDLGRRFRFHRRKKLGEQNQNETDQNGEFSFRRGWKKNNFQSAGSDMWSGDLFSRELSSTTSMRGTLCYVAPEYGGCGYLMEKADIYSLGVLILVIVSGRRPLHVLASPMKLEKANLISWCRQLAQTGNILELVDERMKDEHNKEQASLCINLALTCLQRMPELRPDIGEIVKILKGEMDLPHLPFEFSPSPPSKLFSRSRRKQKSNAE, from the coding sequence ATGCCTTCAAGACCCTTGTCTCCAAGTTTTGACCATCCTAGACCCAGTTTCTTAACCAAAACCAGGATCTTGTTCTTGACACTCACAATCTCAGCCTCTGTGGTTTTGATTCTTACCATTCTTTACTTTGTTTACCATCTTTGGTGCACCCTTGTCAATCGTTCAAGAACCATCCCTTTTGACTCTAGTGCTCCCTTAAAGCTTCAAAGATTTTCATACAAGGAGTTAAAGATTGCCActaatgattttgatgatgcGAATATTATTGGCAAGGGTGGTTCTGCTACTGTCTTTAGAGGCATTGCAAGGGATGGCAAGTTATATGCTATTAAGAGACTCGATGCTCTTTCTTTACAATCAGAGAGAGAGTTTCAGAATGAGTTGCAGATTCTCGGTGGTTTAAGATCACCTTTCTTGGTTATTCTTTTGGGGTACTGTGTAGAAAAGAATAAGCGCTTACTTGTTTACGAGTATGTGCCAAATAAAAGTTTGCAAGAATTGCTGTTTGGAGATGGTCATTTGAGTCTCTGCTGGGAGAGAAGGTTTAATATCATTCTTGATGTTGCAAAAGCACTTGAGTTTTTGCACCTTGGATGTGACCCTCCAGTGATTCATGGGGATGTTAAGCCAAGCAatgttttgcttgattttgatatgagAGCAAAGATTTCAGATTTTGGGTTATCAAGGATTAAGGTGGAGGGGGAGTTTGGAGTGGATTTGTTTAGTCAAGATTTTGGAAAGAGTCAAGAGCTATGGAAGAGTCAAGAGCTTTCAGGGAATTTGActccagaaacaccagcaattGGTACCCCTGTGGAGAGTTGTCACGAGGTAGACTTTGCTCTTGCTTTACAAGCTTCTTCTTCGTCAAAAAACAGTAGAACATGTTATAATGTTAAGGCTTTGAACTTGAATTCTTTGAATTATAACGCCAATATTGCGGGTGAGAGTGATGTCAAGGTAGGGAATGGGAAGGGGAAGGAGGTTTCAAGTGTTGATATTGGCGGGGATGATTGGAATTGTAGATTTGTGCCGTATGATGACGAGTTTTGTAGTAATGATCATAGTAAGGAGTTGAATTGTAATAGCTTCTCCGTTGTTGACGATTCAGCTAGTAGTAAACAATGGGGAAAGGATTGGTGGTGGAGACAGGATGGGAGTGGTGAATTGTGCAGTAAAGATTATGTTATGGAGTGGATAGGGAGCCAAATCTGCCCCTCAACAAATCCAGACTgggaagatgaaaagaaaagtacTCCTGAAAGAACAGAAATGCGTCGTTCTGTCGCATTAGATAAATTAGCTGATGCAAATGATCCTCCACGATTAAAAGATTTCAAGTTTGAAAATCTTGTTAGAGGATTCGAGAAGAAAGAATCTAGAGGCAGGAAAAACCGTCGGAAGAAAAATAGGAAGATGCAGGAGTGGTGGAAAGAAGAGCACCTGGATGAGATTAACAAGAAGGGTAGTAAGCTGAAGAATCTTGAAACAAAGTGGAGAAAAGGGTTTAAAATCCCACATTTTGATCTCGGTCGCAGGTTTCGTTTCCACAGGCGAAAGAAATTGGGAGAACAGAACCAAAATGAGACCGATCAAAATGGGGAGTTCAGTTTCAGAAGGGGATGGAAGAAAAATAACTTCCAATCTGCTGGAAGTGATATGTGGAGTGGGGATCTTTTCAGTCGTGAGTTAAGCAGCACAACAAGCATGAGAGGCACTCTCTGTTATGTTGCTCCAGAATATGGTGGGTGTGGATACTTGATGGAGAAGGCTGATATATACAGCCTAGGGGTTCTAATCCTCGTGATTGTCTCCGGTAGGAGGCCATTACATGTTCTTGCTTCACCAATGAAGCTTGAAAAGGCAAATTTAATAAGTTGGTGCAGGCAGTTAGCTCAAACTGGGAACATCTTAGAACTTGTAGATGAGAGAATGAAGGATGAACACAATAAGGAGCAGGCAAGCTTGTGTATAAACTTGGCTCTGACATGCTTGCAGAGGATGCCTGAATTGAGGCCAGATATTGGAGAGATAGTGAAGATTCTGAAAGGGGAGATGGATCTACCGCATCTTCCTTTCGAATTTTCTCCCTCCCCACCTTCCAAATTGTTCAGTAGGTCaaggagaaaacaaaaatctaatgcAGAGTAG